Proteins encoded in a region of the Kryptolebias marmoratus isolate JLee-2015 linkage group LG14, ASM164957v2, whole genome shotgun sequence genome:
- the LOC108242545 gene encoding uncharacterized protein LOC108242545 produces MVTAEFCLRVFLSAWLVLGTHGLPIKGSKSQDQSGSDTYAEGHSASNWGGAGGNYAPMSYSAAKDVPMAGQAPGPSKLVYANPASGNLLSATYQAGYPVGAGYIPVQAGYPSSAQANPPEMKWAVEPKIFSEEGLANSDALSSNNELRSSLSLPPAPSGPVLQSGETSSVVKEAELGNYQHETEEVGYPADRMGPGQVFASDPLASPVLPQVGLSVYPYPYPLPYPYPQFDYRLIYGLYPPGTYTTFSKNHEKGKDYYQSIHYLKDHGSGPSDSSGSPGSGQQKRVFSQGP; encoded by the exons ATGGTGACTGCAGAGTTTTGTCTGAG GGTGTTCCTCTCTGCCTGGCTGGTTCTCGGTACACATGGCCTTCCAATTAAAG GGTCAAAATCCCAAGACCAGAGTGGCAGTGACACATATGCTGAAGGTCATTCTGCCTCTAACTGGGGAGGAGCAGGTGGCAACTATGCACCCATGTCTTACAGTGCTGCTAAAGATGTGCCAATGGCTGGGCAAGCTCCTGGTCCCTCAAAGCTTGTTTATGCAAATCCAGCATCAGGAAACTTGCTTTCTGCTACATATCAAGCAGGATACCCTGTTGGTGCTGGCTATATTCCTGTTCAGGCTGGATATCCCAGCTCTGCCCAGGCTAATCCACCAG aaATGAAGTGGGCTGTTGAGCCTAAAATCTTCTCTGAAGAGGGATTGGCTAACTCTGATGCTCTAAGCTCCAATAATGAGCTCCGCTCCAGTTTAAGTCTTCCCCCTGCACCCTCTGGCCCAGTCCTCCAGTCTGGTGAGACTTCCAGTGTTGTGAAGGAAGCTGAACTGGGGAACTACCAGCATGAAACCGAAGAAGTCGGCTACCCAGCTGATCGTATGGGGCCTGGTCAAGTGTTTGCAAGTGACCCTCTTGCAAGCCCAGTCTTGCCACAAGTTGGCCTCTCAGTTTACCCCTACCCTTATCCTCTTCCCTATCCTTATCCTCAATTTGACTACAGGCTCATTTATGGTTTGTACCCTCCTGGCACCTATACCACCTTCAGCAAAAACCATGAAAAGGGCAAGGACTACTATCAGAGTATCCACTACTTGAAGGACCATGGATCTGGTCCTTCTGACTCTTCTGGCAGTCCTGGTTCTGGGCAGCAGAAACGGGTGTTCTCACAGGGGCcttaa